From the Ctenopharyngodon idella isolate HZGC_01 chromosome 3, HZGC01, whole genome shotgun sequence genome, one window contains:
- the LOC127509999 gene encoding hepatocyte cell adhesion molecule-like isoform X17, protein MPKNINDMDMFIFICLCLWSLNGVFVADAVKSESVTEGESVSLNSSFTQIQTHEEIEWKFGDFLIATVNNKESKFYDESAEGRFRGRLKLDQTGSLTIINSRTTDSGLYTVSSSSRDTINTINLTVYARLPVPVISSNSSSSSSSSCSLVCSAVNVSHVTLSWFKGNSVFSSIRVSDLSSRSDLLLHLECVDDSYSCVLNNPIRNQTQHLNNTQLCHTCAADRIHCCGFTEAVIRLALSALVGVATVVVLVYDIRSRSLQQKKSVQK, encoded by the exons AtgccaaaaaatataaatgacatGGACATGTTTATATTCATCTGTTTGTGCTTATGGAGTCTGAATG gtgtgtttgttgctgatgcagtgaagtCAGAGTCAGTGACTGAgggagaatcagtctctctgaaCTCTAGTTTCACTCAAATACAGACACATGAAGAGATCGAGTGGAAGTTTGGTGACTTTCTCATAGCTACAGTAAATAACAAAGAGAGCAAGTTTTATGATGAAAGTGCTGAAGGGAGATTCAGAGGCAGACTGAAACTggatcagactggatctctgaccatcatcaacagcagaaccacagactctggactttatacagtctccagcagcagcagagacACGATCAACACGATCAATCTCACTGTCTATG ctcgtctgcctgttcctgtcatcagcagtaactcttcatcttcatcatcatcatcatgttcattggtgtgttcagctgtgaatgtgagtcatgtgactctctcctggttcAAAGGAAACAGTGTATTCTCCAGCATCAgagtgtctgatctcagcagccGGTCTGATCTTCTTCTCCATCTGGAGTGTGTGGATGAttcctacagctgtgtgctgaacaatcccatcagaaaCCAGACTCAACACCTCAACAacactcaactctgtcacacatgtgctGCAG ACCGTATCCACTGTTGTGGCTTTACTGAAGCTGTGATCCGATTGGCTCTCTCTGCTCtggtgggcgtggctactgtggTTGTTCTGGTTTATGACATCAGATCCAGAAGTCTTCAACAGAAGAAGAGCGTCCAGAAATAA